Genomic segment of Terriglobia bacterium:
CTGGCGGACTCACCGGCCTTGGCCTGATGGAAAGCAAGCAGAAGCTGTTTTATCTGCCCGAGCCGCACACCGATTTCATCTTCGCGGTCACGGCCGAGGAATTGGGCCTGCTCGGCGCGACCCTGGTCGTCGTTTTATTCGCCATCTTTCTCTACCGCGCCATCCGCGCCGCCGTTCTCACCGACGACGTCTTCGCCCGCTATCTCGCCACCGGCATCGGCGCTATGGTCGGCGTGCAGGCCCTGTTCAACATCAGCGTTGTCCTCGGCATGGCCCCCACCAAGGGTATCCCGCTGCCGTTTATCTCCTACGGCGGCTCCTCGCTGTTCGTCACCCTCGCCAGCGTCGGCGTGCTGCTCAATATCACGCAACACACGGATTGATTGAGTGATTTGCTGATTGAGATCGCGCGGTCGGCACTTTTCCAATCAGCCAATCGGCCACTCACCCAACCACCCAATAGACCAGGTCCCTCTGTGTCCTCTGTGGTGAAATCGCGATGTTGTAATCTGACGACATGCGCGCACTGCTGGCAGGCGGCGGTACCGGAGGACACGTCATCCCCGCACTTGCCGTCGCCCAGGAACTCCGCGCCCATTTCGACACCCAGATTCTTTTTGTCGGCACCTCCCGCGGCATCGAAAACCGCCTCGTACCCGCAGCCGGCTTTGCGCTCAAGCTGATCGACGTCGGCCAGCTCAAGAACGTCAGCATCGCGATGCGCCTGAAAACCCTCTTCGCGCTCCCGCGCGCAGTATTTGTTGCCGCGGGAATCCTGCGCGACTTCCGGCCCGACGTCGTCATCGGCGTGGGCGGCTACGCTTCCGGCCCGGCGATGCTGGCCGCCGCCCTCAGCAGCGTGCCCACGCTCGCTTTCGAGCCCAACCTCGTGCCCGGCTTCGCCAACCGCGTGGTCGCTCCCATGATCTCCGCCGCCGCCGTGCAGTTTCGCGAGACCTGCCGCTCGTTTCGCCGCTGCGTCGTCACCGGCGTCCCCGTGCGCCACGCATTTTTCGAAATTCCGGCACGGCCGCCAGGCCCGCCGCCCACGCTGCTGCTTTTCGGCGGCAGCCAGGGCGCGCACGCCCTGAACCGCGCCCTCATCGAGGCGCTGCCCGCGCTCATGCGGCGTGTGCCGGGACTGCACGTCATTCATCAGACCGGCGAGCGCGACTACAGCGACGCTCAAGCCGACTACCTCCGCGCCAGTATCCCCGCCGAGGTCTCCCCATTCATCGACGACATGCCCGCAGCCTTCGCCCGCGCCGACCTGCTCATCTGCCGCTCCGGCGCCAGCACCGTCGCCGAGATCACCGCCGCCGGGAAGCCGGCGCTATTCATCCCGTTTCCCCGCGCCGCCGACGACCACCAGACC
This window contains:
- the murG gene encoding undecaprenyldiphospho-muramoylpentapeptide beta-N-acetylglucosaminyltransferase codes for the protein MRALLAGGGTGGHVIPALAVAQELRAHFDTQILFVGTSRGIENRLVPAAGFALKLIDVGQLKNVSIAMRLKTLFALPRAVFVAAGILRDFRPDVVIGVGGYASGPAMLAAALSSVPTLAFEPNLVPGFANRVVAPMISAAAVQFRETCRSFRRCVVTGVPVRHAFFEIPARPPGPPPTLLLFGGSQGAHALNRALIEALPALMRRVPGLHVIHQTGERDYSDAQADYLRASIPAEVSPFIDDMPAAFARADLLICRSGASTVAEITAAGKPALFIPFPRAADDHQTKNAEALSTKGAAMLIPESDLTAHKLAETVAALLNDPSRLRTMGAAAHALSHPDAAAEIARLAAKLAGVALSY